In Pirellulales bacterium, a genomic segment contains:
- a CDS encoding helix-turn-helix transcriptional regulator: MSAVTPLGEKLCKLRAERGFKQIELALRAGVSERTVRAAEKSVPIRSDLLEYLAIALGVSLRDVSVASNELTEMLRWRKNCQTFAETVRQSLFERDAASLLDVAHSDFAIYYFGAIRQVESVGEILGEYYGYDGIKQFVENAGHFWDKSQTGRILMDVPSGSGDIVHLSGYHEFLRDDGQSIWGRFTLIADFDGERIRSLQGMMVPGKPQK; the protein is encoded by the coding sequence ATGTCAGCAGTGACTCCCCTGGGAGAGAAACTCTGCAAGCTCCGCGCGGAACGCGGCTTTAAGCAGATTGAGCTTGCCTTGCGGGCGGGAGTTTCAGAGCGGACGGTTCGGGCCGCCGAAAAAAGCGTGCCGATTCGCTCAGACCTGCTGGAGTACCTGGCAATCGCCCTGGGCGTGTCGTTGCGCGATGTTTCCGTCGCCTCCAACGAACTCACGGAAATGTTGCGTTGGCGAAAAAACTGCCAAACGTTCGCTGAAACCGTGCGTCAATCGCTGTTCGAACGCGATGCCGCCAGCTTACTGGATGTCGCTCACTCAGACTTCGCGATTTATTATTTTGGGGCAATTCGGCAAGTGGAATCGGTCGGCGAAATTTTGGGAGAGTATTATGGTTACGATGGCATCAAGCAGTTTGTCGAAAATGCCGGCCATTTTTGGGACAAATCGCAAACCGGCAGGATTCTGATGGATGTCCCCAGCGGATCGGGAGATATTGTGCACCTGAGTGGCTATCACGAGTTTTTGCGAGACGATGGTCAAAGTATCTGGGGACGCTTCACGCTAATCGCCGATTTTGACGGCGAAAGAATACGCTCGCTACAAGGTATGATGGTGCCGGGCAAACCTCAAAAATAA